A DNA window from Hordeum vulgare subsp. vulgare chromosome 1H, MorexV3_pseudomolecules_assembly, whole genome shotgun sequence contains the following coding sequences:
- the LOC123421856 gene encoding uncharacterized protein LOC123421856, protein MAMAALRCAAGRRLVRPRPAAPGFGRPNLTQAKGLSSHGKEEGVLEQIQDKKERLYDLILYNRAFKRNDGSTCHANVQLLRHLSAHVKPRPQSIAWRCLRNVHSFYIMWMCLSPAASAYAIWNIYKASKSDPPQHDELARNNMGALVQQGGDELGKKNNCISQGEQVVVSSTSSS, encoded by the exons ATGGCGATGGCGGCTCTCCGATGCGCCGCCGGAAGGAGGCTCGTCCGGCCTCGCCCCGCCGCTCCCGGCTTCGGCCGCCCGAATCTCACCCAGGCTAAG GGATTGTCATCCCATGGAAAAGAAGAAGGCGTCCTGGAGCAGATCCAGGACAAGAAGGAGAGGCTCTACGACCTCATCCTCTACAACCGCGCCTTTAAGCGCAACGACGGCTCCACTTGCCACGCAAACGTTCAACTCTTGCGTCATCTCTCTGCTCACGTCAAACCTAGGCCCCAAAGCATCGCTTG GCGTTGCCTTCGGAACGTACATAGCTTCTATATCATGTGGATGTGCTTGAGCCCTGCTGCAAGCGCCTACGCAATCTGGAACATCTATAAAGCCAGCAAATCCGATCCGCCGCAGCACGACGAATTGGCAAGGAACAACATGGGTGCTCTTGTTCAACAGGGAGGAGACGAGTTGGGGAAAAAGAACAACTGCATAAGTCAGGGGGAACAAGTGGTGGTctcctcaacctcatcaagttga
- the LOC123421873 gene encoding uncharacterized protein LOC123421873: MMAAVRCAARRLGGSLLQRVQAEERRRLVPSRVMRSRQLSTEEAREIQQKKEALYDAVSKAELKNKELYDALSKAGLSTDQLHLPVQGIPEQNAYQRILMYARRAQGVVELAAKTTFCVVLTAAVVDVNLNKRALANLKDCSEDNVTN; this comes from the exons ATGATGGCGGCGGTTcggtgcgcggcgaggaggctCGGTGGCTCCCTGCTCCAGCGAGTGCAGGCAGAGGAGCGACGCAGGCTCGTCCCAAGCAGGGTCATGCGCTCCCGCCAGCTCTCCACCGAG GAAGCGCGTGAGATCCAGCAGAAGAAGGAGGCACTGTATGATGCCGTGTCTAAGGCGGAGCTGAAGAACAAGGAGCTTTATGATGCCTTATCTAAGGCGGGGCTGAGCACTGACCAGCTGCATCTTCCTGTACAAGGCATTCCAGAGCAAAATGCCTATCA GCGCATTCTGATGTATGCAAGAAGAGCTCAGGGTGTGGTAGAGTTAGCTGCCAAGACGACATTTTGCGTGGtacttactgctgctgttgttgatgtcAACCTCAACAAGAGGGCACTGGCTAACTTAAAGGACTGCAGTGAAGACAATGTCACAAATTAA